From the genome of Rhizobacter sp. AJA081-3:
GTCACCTTTGCGTTTGCCCAGTGAGACGCCCTGCCGCGTCAGGCGAAAGGCTTGCGCCAGAAGGCGCCGCTCCAGTCGATCCGGGTCAGCGATGGCTGCATGTCATGCGCACGGAAGTAGTCGTCGACGGCCTGGCGGCAGGCCGGATGCGAGTAGTCGTCGACGATGCAGAAGCCGCCTGGCTGCAGCTTCGGATAGAGCGCCTGCAAGGCATCGTGCGTGGACTCGTACATGTCGCCGTCCAACCGCAGGATCGCGAGGCGTTCGATCGGCGCGCTCGCCAGCGTGTCCTTGAACCAACCCTCCAGGAAGACGACCTGGTCGTCGAGCAGGCCGTAGCGCCTGAAGGACTCTTCGACCTGCTGCCGCGACACGCCCAGGTAGTCGCGAAAGCGGTGGTGGTCGTCGCCGGCATCGGCGGGGTACCTGCCCTGGTCCGGGGGCGGCAGGCCCTGAAAGGAATCCGCCGCAAACACCCGCCGGTCGACACTGCCGCAGGCCTTGAGGATGCCCTTCATGAGGATCACCGCACCGCCGCGCCAGACGCCGGTCTCGATGAAGTCGCCAGGAATGTCCTCGCGGATCACGGTCTGGACGCAGTCACGGAGGTTGTCCAGCCGTCTCGAACCGATCATCGAGTGGGCCAGCGTGGGCCAGGTGGCGCCGACCGCGCGCCTCGAACGGTCCGCGCGCGGCAGCTTCGTGACCTGGTAGCCCAGCCGCTGAAGCCCGTGCGACAGGC
Proteins encoded in this window:
- a CDS encoding TylF/MycF family methyltransferase; translation: MDPTELYIDLLKKTLEFDLWDEPGMPVTLLPARRPGHKLLHGLSHGLQRLGYQVTKLPRADRSRRAVGATWPTLAHSMIGSRRLDNLRDCVQTVIREDIPGDFIETGVWRGGAVILMKGILKACGSVDRRVFAADSFQGLPPPDQGRYPADAGDDHHRFRDYLGVSRQQVEESFRRYGLLDDQVVFLEGWFKDTLASAPIERLAILRLDGDMYESTHDALQALYPKLQPGGFCIVDDYSHPACRQAVDDYFRAHDMQPSLTRIDWSGAFWRKPFA